A window of the Hordeum vulgare subsp. vulgare chromosome 5H, MorexV3_pseudomolecules_assembly, whole genome shotgun sequence genome harbors these coding sequences:
- the LOC123399787 gene encoding uncharacterized protein K02A2.6-like has product KPTSALKTIPLVWPFAVWGLDTVGPFKTGQGGYTHLLVAIDKFTKWIEAKPIKKLDASTAVQFVRDIISRFGVPHSIITDNGTNFDSDRFKGFCASQGIRVDFASVAHPQSNGQAERANGLILQGLKPRLLREVGHAAGAWDTELPSVLWGLRTTPNRSTGRSPFFLVYGAEAVLPSDLLHNAPRVELFSEAEAEQARQDGVNLLEEEREMALTRSTIYQQDLRRFHARHVRSRTFQAGDLVLRVDQQRPHKLA; this is encoded by the coding sequence aagccaacgtctgcactaaagacaatcccacttgtgtggccatttgcagtttggggattagacacagtcggaccattcaagacaggccaaggaggctacacacatctgttggtggcaatcgacaagtttacaaaatggatagaagccaagcccatcaagaaactcgacgcctccacagccgttcagtttgtcagggacatcatctccagattcggagtgcctcacagcataatcacagacaatgggacaaacttcgactcggacagattcaaaggcttctgtgcgagtcaaggtatccgagtggatttcgcttccgtagcacatcctcaatccaatgggcaAGCTGAGcgcgcgaatggacttatccttcaaggtttgaagccccgactcttgcgagaggtaggacatgctgctggtgcatgggacaccgagttaccttcagtgctttggggcctccgcaccactccgaacagatcaacagggcgatcaccgttcttcctcgtttatggagcagaagcggtccttccgagtgacctgcttcacaatgccccgcgagtcgaactcttctccgaagccgaagcagaacaagcaaggcaagacggagtcaatcttctagaggaggagcgtgagatggcacttactcgctcgacaatttaccagcaagatctgcgacgctttcacgcgCGTCACGTGAGGAGTCGCACtttccaagctggcgatttggtgctccgagtggatcagcaaagaccacacaagttggct